The following are from one region of the Muntiacus reevesi chromosome 3, mMunRee1.1, whole genome shotgun sequence genome:
- the LOC136163927 gene encoding olfactory receptor 1L8-like, translating to MERLNQTSSVSEFILLGLSSRPEDQKPLFILFLIIYLVTITGNLLIILAIHSDPQLHTPMYFFLSFLSFTDICFTTTIVPRMLVNFLSHKTISYAGCLTQMYFIYALGNTDSWLLVVMAFDRYVAICDPFHYVTTMSHCRCVLLVTFSCSLPHLHSLLHTLLLNQLTFCDSNIIHHFLCDLSPLMKLSCSPTFVNEIVLMTEASAFLVTPFLCIAFSYIRILITVLKIPSTSGKRKAFSTCGSHLTVVTLFYGSIFYVYLQPVSTYTVRDHVATIVYTVLSSMLNPFIYSLRNKDLNQGLRKLVGRRKLQTTPS from the coding sequence ATGGAAAGACTCAACCAAACCAGCAGTGTCTCTGAGTTCATCCTCCTGGGACTCTCCTCCCGGCCTGAGGACCAGAAGCCACTCTTCATCCTCTTCCTCATCATATACCTGGTCACCATAACAgggaacctgctcatcatcctggccatCCACTCTGACCCCCAACTGCAcacccccatgtatttcttcttgagtttcctgtctttcactgacATTTGCTTCACAACAACCATTGTCCCCAGGATGCTGGTGAACTTTCTGTCACATAAGACCATCTCCTATGCTGGGTGCCTTACCcagatgtattttatatatgccTTGGGCAACACTGACAGTTGGCTTCTAGTAGTCATGGCctttgaccgctatgtggccatctgtgacCCCTTCCACTATGTCACCACCATGAGTCACTGCCGCTGTGTCCTGCTGGTGACCTTCTCCTGTTCATTGCCTCACCTCCACTCACTCCTACATACACTTCTACTGAATCAGCTCACCTTCTGTGACTCCAATATTATTCATCATTTTCTCTGTGACCTCAGTCCCCTGATGAAATTATCCTGCTCCCCCACATTTGTCAATGAAATTGTGTTAATGACAGAAGCATCTGCCTTTTTGGTGACTCCTTTTCTATGCATTGCTTTTTCTTACATACGGATCCTCATCACGGTTCTCAAAATTCCCTCAACTTCTGGGAAACGCAAAGCCTTCTCCACATGCGGCTCACACCTCACTGTGGTAACACTCTTTTATGGAAGCATCTTCTATGTCTATCTACAGCCTGTGTCCACCTACACCGTCAGGGACCACGTGGCTACAATTGTCTACACAGTTCTGTCCTCCATGCTCAATCCTTTTATCTACAGCCTAAGAAACAAAGACCTGAATCAAGGtctgaggaagctggtgggcagAAGGAAACTCCAGACAACACCCTCTTGA
- the LOC136163928 gene encoding olfactory receptor 1L8-like yields the protein MQRLNQTSSVSEFILLGLSSRPEDQKPLFILFLIIYLVTITGNLLIILAIHSDSQLQTPMYFFLSFLSFIDICFTTTIVPRMLVNFLSHKIISYAGCLTQMYFIYALGNTYSWLLVVMAFDRYVAICDPFHYVTIMSHHRCVLLVTFSCSLPHLHSLLHTLLLNQVTFCDSNIIHHFLCDFSPLVKLSCSSTFINEIVMIIEGSVFLVTPFLCITFSYIQILLAVLKIPSAAGKRKAFSTCGSHLTVVTLFYGSIFYVYLQPVSTYTVRDHMATIVYTVLTSTLNPFIYSLRNTDLKQGLRKLVVRRKP from the coding sequence ATGCAAAGACTCAACCAAACCAGCAGTGTCTCTGAGTTTATCCTCCTGGGACTCTCCTCCCGGCCTGAGGACCAGAAGCCACTCTTCATCCTCTTCCTCATCATATACCTGGTCACCATAACAGGGAatctgctcatcatcctggccatCCACTCTGACTCCCAGCTCCAAACCCCtatgtatttcttcttgagtttCCTATCTTTCATTGACATTTGCTTCACAACAACCATTGTCCCCAGGATGCTGGTGAACTTCCTGTCACATAAAATCATCTCCTATGCTGGGTGCCTTACCcagatgtattttatatatgccTTGGGCAACACTTACAGTTGGCTTCTAGTAGTCATGGCctttgaccgctatgtggccatctgtgacCCCTTCCACTACGTCACCATCATGAGCCACCACCGCTGTGTCCTGCTGGTGACCTTCTCCTGTTCATTGCCTCACCTCCACTCACTCCTACATACACTTCTGCTGAATCAGGTCACTTTCTGTGACTCTAATATTATCCACCACTTCCTCTGTGACTTCAGCCCTCTGGTGAAATTATCCTGCTCCTCCACATTTATCAATGAAATCGTCATGATAATAGAAGGATCTGTTTTTTTGGTGACTCCTTTTCTATGCATTACTTTTTCTTATATACAAATCCTCCTTGCGGTTCTCAAAATTCCCTCAGCTGCTGGGAAACGCAAAGCCTTCTCCACATGTGGGTCTCACCTCACTGTGGTAACACTCTTTTACGGAAGCATCTTCTATGTCTATTTACAGCCTGTATCCACCTACACTGTCAGGGACCACATGGCTACAATTGTCTACACAGTTTTAACTTCCACCCTCAATCCCTTTATCTACAGCCTGAGAAACACAGACTTGAAACAGGGCCTGAGGAAGCTGGTGGTTAGAAGGAAACCATAG
- the LOC136163929 gene encoding olfactory receptor 1L8-like produces MERLNQTSSVSEFILLGLSSRPEDQKPLFILFLTMYLVTVTGNLLIILAINSDPHLHTPMYFFLSVLSFTDICFTTTIVPRMLVNFLSHKTISYAGCLTQMYFIYALGNTDSCLLAVMAFDRYVAICDPFHYVTTMSHRRCVLMVAFSCSLPHFHSLLHTLLLNQLTFCDSNVIHHFLCDISPLMKLSCSPTLINEIVIMTEGPVLLVTPFLFITFSYIRILIAVLKIPSTSGKRKAFSTCGSHLTVVTLFYGSIFYVYLQPVSTYTVRDHVATIVYTVLSSMLNPFIYSLRNKDLNQGLRKLLGRRNPQAAPP; encoded by the coding sequence ATGGAAAGACTCAACCAAACCAGCAGTGTTTCTGAGTTCATCCTCCTGGGACTCTCCTCCCGGCCTGAGGACCAGAAGCCACTCTTCATCCTCTTCCTCACCATGTACCTGGTCACCGTAACAgggaacctgctcatcatcctggccatCAACTCTGACCCCCATCTGCAcacccccatgtatttcttcttgagtgTCCTGTCTTTCACTGACATTTGCTTCACAACAACCATTGTCCCCAGGATGCTGGTGAACTTCCTGTCACATAAGACCATCTCCTATGCTGGGTGCCTTACCCAGATGTACTTTATATATGCTCTGGGCAACACTGACAGCTGCCTTCTGGCAGTTATGGCctttgaccgctatgtggccatctgtgacCCCTTCCACTATGTCACCACCATGAGTCACCGCCGCTGTGTCCTGATGGTGGCCTTCTCCTGCTCACTGCCTCACTTCCACTCGCTCCTACACACACTTCTGCTGAATCAGCTCACCTTCTGTGACTCCAATGTTATCCATCATTTTCTCTGTGACATCAGCCCTCTGATGAAATTGTCCTGCTCCCCCACATTAATCAATGAAATTGTGATAATGACAGAAGGACCTGTTCTTTTGGTGACCCCCTTCCTATTCATTACTTTCTCTTATATACGAATCCTCATTGCAGTTCTCAAAATTCCCTCAACTTCTGGGAAACGCAAAGCCTTCTCCACGTGTGGTTCGCACCTCACTGTGGTAACACTCTTTTATGGAAGCATCTTCTATGTCTATCTACAGCCTGTGTCCACCTACACCGTCAGGGACCATGTGGCTACAATTGTCTACACAGTCTTGTCCTCCATGCTCAATCCTTTTATCTACAGCCTAAGAAACAAAGACCTGAATCAGGGTCTGAGGAAGCTGCTGGGCAGGAGGAACCCCCAGGCGGCACCCCCTTGA
- the LOC136163930 gene encoding olfactory receptor 1L8-like, producing MERLNQTSSVSEFILLGLSSRPEDQKPLFILFLTMYLVTVTGNLLIILAICSDPQLHTPMYFFLSFLSFTDICFTTTIVPRMLVNFLSHKTISYAGCLTQMYFIYALGNTDSCLLAVMAYDRYVAICDPFHYVTTMSHRRCVLMVAFSCSLPHFHSLLHTLLLNQLTFCDSNIIHNFLCDLSPLIKLSCSPTFVNEIVILIEGSFILVTPFLCITFSYIQILIAVLKIPSTSGKHKAFSTCGSHLTVVTLFYGSIFYVYLQPVSTYTITDHVATIVYTVLSSMLNPFIYSLRNKDLNQGLRKLLGRRKPRTTPS from the coding sequence ATGGAAAGACTCAACCAAACCAGCAGTGTCTCTGAGTTCATACTCCTGGGACTCTCCTCCCGGCCTGAGGATCAGAAGCCACTCTTTATTCTCTTCCTCACCATGTACCTGGTCACCGTAACAgggaacctgctcatcatcctggccatCTGCTCTGACCCCCAACTGCAcacccccatgtatttcttcttgagtttcctgtctttcactgacATTTGCTTCACAACAACCATTGTCCCCAGGATGCTGGTGAACTTCCTGTCACATAAGACCATCTCCTATGCTGGGTGCCTTACCCAGATGTACTTTATATATGCTCTGGGCAACACTGACAGCTGCCTTCTGGCagtcatggcctatgaccgctatgtggccatctgtgacCCCTTCCACTATGTCACCACCATGAGTCATCGCCGCTGTGTCCTGATGGTGGCCTTCTCCTGCTCACTGCCTCACTTCCACTCGCTCCTACACACACTTCTGCTGAATCAGCTCACCTTCTGTGACTCTAATATTATCCATAACTTTCTCTGTGACCTCAGCCCTCTAATAAAATTGTCCTGCTCCCCCACATTTGTCAACGAAATTGTGATATTGATAGAAGGATCTTTTATTTTAGTGACCCCTTTCCTATGCATTACTTTCTCTTATATACAAATCCTCATTGCAGTTCTTAAAATTCCCTCAACTTCTGGGAAACACAAAGCCTTCTCCACGTGTGGCTCACACCTCACTGTGGTAACTCTCTTTTATGGAAGCATCTTCTATGTCTATCTACAGCCTGTGTCCACCTACACCATCACGGACCATGTGGCTACAATTGTCTACACAGTTCTGTCCTCCATGCTCAATCCTTTTATCTACAGCCTAAGAAACAAAGACCTGAATCAGGGTCTGAGGAAGCTGCTGGGCAGGAGGAAACCCCGGACAACACCCTCTTGA